Proteins from a genomic interval of Hydrogenophaga sp. PAMC20947:
- a CDS encoding NYN domain-containing protein produces the protein MQSTNETEHRVAVLVDCDNTTPEILEYALRVVAQFGRVVLRRGYGNHTTLANKWQEALVRLAFTPCLQYQYASGKNTADIALALDAMEAMFDDRADTFCLVTSDSDFAYLCRKLRERGATVHIVGEEKTPAALRNASDQFFEWVPEEPTSEATERASAKPAPAKPKQPKAEPPKAVPKLRPRFVVEAVTLLASDTSEGKVGLGPLGQYLKRTDPAFSPKTYGHSGLLDMVKTYDLLAVQHESGGHWSVKLVAKSDASGADEAFTGK, from the coding sequence ATGCAAAGCACGAATGAAACCGAGCATCGGGTAGCGGTCTTGGTGGACTGCGACAACACCACACCCGAAATCCTGGAATATGCGCTGAGGGTGGTTGCCCAATTTGGGCGGGTGGTGCTGCGCCGGGGCTATGGCAACCACACCACCTTGGCTAACAAGTGGCAGGAAGCCCTGGTTCGCCTTGCCTTTACGCCATGCCTCCAGTATCAATATGCGTCCGGCAAGAACACGGCAGACATTGCTTTGGCGCTAGATGCTATGGAGGCCATGTTTGACGACCGAGCCGACACCTTCTGTTTGGTCACCAGCGATTCCGACTTCGCCTACCTCTGCCGTAAGTTGCGCGAGCGAGGCGCCACTGTCCATATCGTGGGTGAGGAAAAGACACCTGCCGCCTTGCGCAACGCGAGCGATCAGTTCTTTGAATGGGTCCCCGAAGAGCCAACCAGTGAAGCGACCGAGAGGGCCAGCGCCAAGCCGGCTCCAGCCAAACCCAAGCAACCCAAGGCTGAACCGCCCAAGGCCGTTCCCAAGTTGCGACCCCGCTTTGTGGTCGAAGCTGTGACCCTACTCGCCAGCGACACCTCTGAGGGCAAGGTTGGACTTGGGCCGTTGGGGCAGTACCTGAAGCGCACCGATCCGGCTTTCTCGCCCAAGACCTACGGGCACTCCGGCCTGCTGGACATGGTCAAAACCTACGATCTGCTGGCCGTGCAACATGAAAGTGGGGGCCACTGGTCTGTAAAGCTGGTCGCCAAATCAGATGCCTCCGGAGCAGATGAGGCTTTCACTGGCAAGTAG
- a CDS encoding restriction endonuclease subunit S — MTNGFVGTATSAYVEGDDGVLYVQGYNIQENGFNFHGIKRVSRAFHARNQKSCLRSGDLLTIQTGDIGVTAVVPPGLAGANCHALVISRLDKRVSEPQYFCQYFNSERGRAQLKEIETGSTMKHLNVGDMKRLLLPFPPVEEQRAIATALSDVDALLAKLDAFIAKKRDLKQATMQQLLTGQTRLPGFSGEWEVKRLGDLGRFLKGSGVRKDESRSGDLPCVRYGEIYTQHDDYIKEFHSWISPAVASTALRLKTGDLCFAGSGETKEEIGKCVAFVEDVEAYAGGDIVVLRPDSSSSLFLGYLLNTKRVNAQKASKGQGDAVVHISATALSTLQISRPKLEEQAAIASVLADMDTELTALEARRDKTRALKLGMMQELLTGKIRLL, encoded by the coding sequence ATGACCAACGGATTCGTTGGAACAGCAACCAGCGCCTACGTCGAGGGTGACGACGGAGTGCTGTACGTACAGGGCTACAACATCCAAGAAAACGGCTTCAACTTTCACGGGATCAAACGAGTATCCAGAGCGTTTCATGCTCGGAATCAAAAGTCGTGTTTGCGGTCAGGCGACCTGCTTACCATTCAGACCGGTGACATTGGGGTGACCGCTGTCGTGCCGCCCGGGCTCGCGGGGGCGAATTGCCACGCATTAGTTATTTCTCGCTTGGACAAGCGAGTTTCTGAGCCGCAGTACTTCTGCCAATACTTCAACTCGGAACGAGGTCGAGCCCAGCTCAAAGAGATTGAGACTGGATCAACGATGAAGCATCTCAATGTAGGCGACATGAAGCGGTTGCTGCTTCCATTTCCGCCTGTCGAAGAGCAACGCGCCATCGCCACAGCCCTGTCGGACGTAGACGCCCTCTTGGCCAAGTTGGATGCGTTCATCGCCAAGAAACGCGACCTCAAGCAGGCCACCATGCAGCAACTCCTCACCGGCCAGACCCGCCTGCCTGGGTTCAGTGGGGAGTGGGAGGTGAAGCGGCTCGGGGACTTAGGACGTTTTCTCAAAGGAAGTGGCGTTAGAAAAGACGAGTCTCGAAGTGGTGACCTTCCTTGCGTTCGATACGGCGAGATATATACACAGCACGACGACTACATCAAAGAGTTTCATTCCTGGATTTCCCCAGCGGTCGCCTCAACGGCTTTGCGACTTAAAACGGGTGACCTTTGCTTTGCAGGCTCAGGTGAGACCAAAGAAGAAATCGGAAAATGCGTCGCTTTTGTTGAGGATGTCGAAGCCTATGCTGGTGGAGATATCGTGGTCCTAAGGCCAGACTCTTCAAGCTCTTTGTTTCTAGGCTATCTACTGAACACCAAACGTGTCAACGCGCAGAAAGCGAGTAAAGGACAGGGAGATGCTGTTGTTCACATAAGCGCCACAGCCCTGTCAACGCTTCAAATCTCGCGGCCAAAGCTCGAAGAGCAAGCGGCAATTGCCTCCGTTCTCGCAGACATGGACACTGAGCTCACCGCCCTCGAAGCCCGCCGCGACAAGACCCGCGCCCTCAAGCTTGGAATGATGCAAGAGCTGCTCACTGGAAAAATCCGATTGCTCTAA
- a CDS encoding DUF262 domain-containing protein: MKISAEVKNFSKLQDYFFVVPDYQREYVWKVDDQVEQFLVDIDNEFEPGAKEQSSYFIGSVIVVKNGEKFDVIDGQQRLTTIVLTMCAFRDVMKPLVLDERQTNYLSAISKLLSDFDVNTDKTQVRLELQYAESKNFLSTLIQGHAYAGEASASIQKMQGAYDRIKEELDGYLKESVAALTEFASYFLTKIELVVIESEDLSSALKIFETINQRGAGLNAMDLVKNLLFSKASKEDFSQIKEKWKVLTGHLQRANEDDKPLRFLRYFLMARYHDGILREDDIYKWVISAPGKSALNYEAKPLAFADELEKSAKRYADLVLATELQQDGGEYPDVTRIGFINKYRSRQHLILLLALDASAPNAAVNYLAKQLESFFFFSNSLGIQAKDNERLFAQWSKSLRGLKTDASISAAIHKTIVGHMIAKVPEFKDKFLTIRHSAYDPGYRLRFVLGRMENTLLEKAGLPPMGLSSIGAMQVEHILPQTPKGGVIPAAYAINAGDYASLVYRLGNVTLLESSINQAVNNFNNLETDWFGQKQVEYTNAAAWTTKLLDADCSVGKDTVINRMKSKYGYTFNQWDKAAIEKRQAILLELAFETWKFNDSRLDQII, from the coding sequence ATGAAAATTTCAGCAGAAGTCAAGAATTTCTCAAAACTCCAGGACTACTTCTTCGTCGTCCCCGACTACCAGCGTGAATACGTCTGGAAAGTGGACGACCAGGTGGAGCAGTTCCTGGTGGACATCGACAATGAGTTTGAACCAGGCGCCAAGGAGCAAAGCAGCTACTTCATTGGGTCGGTCATCGTCGTCAAGAATGGCGAAAAATTTGATGTGATCGACGGGCAACAGCGCCTGACCACTATCGTGTTGACGATGTGCGCGTTCAGGGATGTCATGAAGCCGTTGGTGCTGGATGAGAGGCAAACCAATTACCTCAGTGCCATATCCAAGCTGCTGTCTGACTTTGATGTGAACACCGACAAGACCCAGGTGCGTTTGGAACTCCAGTATGCCGAGAGCAAGAACTTTCTCTCGACGCTGATTCAAGGCCATGCCTACGCGGGAGAAGCGTCGGCGTCGATTCAAAAAATGCAGGGTGCCTATGACCGGATCAAGGAGGAGCTAGACGGCTACTTGAAAGAAAGCGTGGCCGCCCTTACGGAGTTCGCGAGCTACTTTTTGACGAAAATCGAACTCGTCGTGATCGAGTCGGAGGATCTGAGCAGCGCTCTGAAAATCTTTGAGACCATCAATCAACGTGGGGCGGGTCTCAACGCCATGGATCTCGTGAAAAACTTGCTATTCAGCAAAGCCTCAAAGGAGGATTTTTCACAGATTAAAGAAAAATGGAAGGTGCTTACTGGTCACCTGCAAAGAGCCAACGAGGATGACAAACCTTTGCGGTTTCTTCGCTACTTTCTCATGGCCCGTTACCACGACGGCATTTTGCGGGAAGACGATATCTACAAGTGGGTGATTTCCGCACCGGGGAAAAGTGCCCTGAACTACGAAGCCAAACCTCTGGCATTCGCCGATGAATTGGAAAAGTCGGCCAAACGCTACGCAGACTTGGTGTTGGCTACTGAGTTGCAGCAGGATGGCGGGGAGTATCCAGACGTGACCCGCATCGGGTTCATCAACAAATACCGCTCGCGTCAGCATCTGATTCTGTTGTTGGCCCTCGACGCCAGCGCGCCAAATGCCGCAGTGAACTATTTGGCCAAGCAGCTTGAGAGTTTTTTCTTTTTCAGCAACAGCTTGGGCATTCAAGCCAAGGACAACGAGCGGCTGTTTGCGCAGTGGTCCAAGAGCTTGCGCGGCTTGAAAACGGATGCTTCTATTTCTGCAGCAATTCACAAGACCATCGTCGGTCACATGATCGCCAAAGTGCCTGAATTCAAAGACAAGTTTCTGACCATTCGGCATTCGGCTTACGACCCTGGCTACCGCCTGCGATTCGTCCTCGGGCGCATGGAAAACACGCTGCTGGAGAAAGCTGGATTGCCCCCTATGGGGCTCAGCTCTATCGGAGCAATGCAGGTGGAGCACATATTGCCTCAGACCCCAAAGGGTGGCGTCATTCCCGCCGCCTATGCGATCAATGCTGGCGATTATGCAAGTCTTGTCTACAGACTTGGCAACGTGACGTTGCTGGAGAGTTCGATCAACCAAGCCGTGAACAACTTCAACAACTTGGAGACCGATTGGTTTGGACAGAAACAAGTGGAATACACCAATGCCGCAGCATGGACCACCAAACTTCTTGACGCCGACTGCTCAGTGGGGAAGGACACGGTGATCAACCGCATGAAGAGCAAATATGGCTACACGTTCAATCAATGGGACAAAGCGGCTATCGAGAAAAGACAGGCAATCTTGTTGGAGCTTGCCTTCGAGACCTGGAAGTTCAACGACTCGCGCTTGGATCAAATCATTTAG
- a CDS encoding type I restriction-modification system subunit M gives MALKKSELYSSLWKSCDELRGGMDASQYKDYVLILLFVKYVSDKYAGNPNALIDVPAGGSFADMVAAKGDKEIGDKVNKIIGRLADANDSLKGAINVADFNDEEKLGKGKEMVDRLTKLVAIFEGLDFGGNRAAGDDLLGDAYEYLMRHFATESGKSKGQFYTPAEVSRTMALVIDLGKASSAGQSIYDPTCGSGSLLLKAHDEAKHRTGLDLALYGQEMDNATSALARMNMVLHDCPTAEIWQANTLSSPHFTNADGGLKVFDYIVANPPFSTKAWTSGLDPANDDYGRFEYGTPPEKNGDYAFLLHMLKSLKSTGKAAVILPHGVLFRGGAEGSIRKKVVSQGFIKGIIGLPANLFYGTGIPACIIVMDKEGAAGRKGIFMVDASKGFIKDGNKNRLRAQDIHKIVDTFTRQAETPKYARMVPLAEIDKNDFNLNLPRYIDSTELEDLQDIAAHLMGGISNADIDGLAAYWQVFPKVREDLFASANRPGYSQPLVQAAQVKATIFGHPEFTTFNTQVTELFASWQATHTPLLTGLTQGQRPSELIDTLSESLLETFRTNKAIASLIDPYGVYQHLMDYWAETMQDDVWMIASDGWQAVQAGKPNVDLIPPTLMVARYFAAEQQAIEQQEAERDAISRELEEMEEEHGREEGLLNEAKNDKGKLTKVSAKAQLAKIKHDKEAANEREQLEAYVALTEKEAAASKQVKDAQKSLDAKVSAIYSRISLAEVNVLVVHDKWLAALATSVQGELDRVSQALAGRIKELAERYATPMPELAGEVEVLAARVDEHLNRMGFVWK, from the coding sequence ATGGCCCTCAAAAAATCAGAACTCTATTCTTCCCTCTGGAAATCCTGCGATGAGCTGCGTGGTGGCATGGATGCCAGCCAGTACAAGGACTACGTCCTCATCCTGCTGTTCGTCAAATACGTCTCTGACAAATACGCCGGCAACCCCAACGCCCTGATCGACGTGCCCGCTGGCGGCAGCTTTGCCGACATGGTGGCCGCCAAGGGCGACAAGGAGATTGGCGACAAGGTCAACAAGATCATTGGCCGCCTGGCCGACGCCAACGACTCCTTGAAGGGCGCCATCAACGTGGCCGACTTCAACGACGAAGAGAAGCTGGGCAAAGGCAAGGAGATGGTGGACCGGCTGACCAAGCTGGTGGCCATCTTTGAAGGGCTGGACTTTGGCGGCAACCGCGCCGCCGGCGATGACCTCCTTGGCGACGCCTACGAGTACCTCATGCGCCATTTCGCCACCGAGTCGGGCAAGAGCAAGGGCCAGTTCTATACCCCGGCCGAAGTCTCGCGCACCATGGCGCTGGTGATCGACCTGGGCAAGGCCAGCAGCGCCGGCCAGAGCATTTACGACCCCACCTGCGGCTCCGGCTCCTTGCTGCTCAAGGCCCACGACGAAGCCAAACACCGCACCGGGCTGGACCTGGCCCTCTACGGCCAGGAGATGGACAACGCCACCTCTGCCTTGGCCCGCATGAACATGGTGCTGCACGACTGCCCTACGGCAGAAATCTGGCAGGCCAACACCCTCTCATCCCCGCATTTCACGAACGCAGATGGCGGCCTCAAGGTGTTCGACTACATCGTTGCCAACCCGCCGTTTTCCACCAAAGCCTGGACCAGCGGCCTCGACCCCGCCAACGACGACTACGGTCGCTTTGAATACGGCACGCCACCCGAGAAGAATGGCGACTACGCCTTCTTGTTGCACATGCTCAAAAGCCTCAAGAGCACCGGCAAGGCGGCGGTCATCTTGCCCCACGGCGTGTTGTTTCGGGGTGGCGCCGAGGGCAGCATCCGCAAGAAGGTCGTGAGCCAGGGTTTCATCAAAGGCATCATCGGCCTGCCCGCCAACTTGTTCTACGGCACCGGCATCCCCGCCTGCATCATCGTGATGGACAAGGAAGGCGCCGCTGGCCGCAAAGGCATCTTCATGGTAGACGCCAGCAAGGGCTTCATCAAAGACGGCAACAAGAACCGCCTGCGCGCGCAGGACATCCACAAGATCGTGGACACCTTCACCCGCCAGGCTGAAACGCCCAAATACGCCCGCATGGTGCCGCTGGCCGAAATCGACAAGAACGACTTCAACCTCAACCTGCCGCGCTACATCGACAGCACCGAACTGGAAGACCTGCAAGACATCGCCGCCCACCTCATGGGCGGCATTTCCAATGCCGACATCGACGGCCTGGCCGCCTACTGGCAGGTGTTCCCCAAAGTGCGCGAAGACCTGTTTGCCTCCGCAAACCGCCCCGGCTATAGCCAGCCCTTGGTACAAGCCGCGCAAGTCAAAGCCACCATCTTTGGCCACCCCGAGTTCACAACCTTCAACACCCAGGTGACCGAGCTGTTTGCCTCTTGGCAAGCCACGCACACGCCGCTGCTCACCGGGCTCACCCAAGGCCAGCGGCCCAGCGAGCTGATCGACACCCTGTCAGAAAGCCTGCTCGAAACCTTCCGCACCAACAAAGCCATCGCTTCGCTCATCGACCCCTATGGCGTGTACCAGCACCTCATGGACTACTGGGCCGAGACCATGCAAGACGATGTGTGGATGATCGCCAGCGACGGCTGGCAAGCTGTGCAGGCGGGCAAGCCCAATGTGGACTTGATCCCGCCCACGCTCATGGTGGCCCGCTACTTTGCAGCAGAGCAGCAGGCCATTGAGCAACAGGAGGCCGAGCGCGACGCTATTAGCCGCGAGCTGGAAGAGATGGAGGAAGAGCACGGACGCGAAGAGGGGCTGCTCAATGAGGCCAAGAACGACAAAGGCAAACTCACCAAGGTCAGCGCCAAAGCCCAGTTGGCGAAGATCAAACACGATAAAGAAGCTGCCAACGAGCGCGAGCAACTGGAAGCCTATGTGGCGCTTACTGAAAAGGAGGCCGCCGCCAGCAAGCAGGTGAAAGACGCGCAAAAGTCGCTGGATGCCAAGGTATCAGCTATATACAGCCGCATCAGCCTGGCCGAAGTCAATGTGCTGGTGGTGCACGACAAATGGTTGGCCGCTTTGGCCACCAGTGTGCAGGGTGAGCTGGATCGCGTGAGCCAGGCGCTGGCTGGGCGCATCAAGGAACTTGCCGAGCGATATGCCACACCGATGCCGGAACTCGCGGGCGAAGTCGAGGTGCTGGCTGCACGCGTGGACGAGCACCTCAATCGGATGGGGTTCGTATGGAAGTAA